A region from the Gossypium hirsutum isolate 1008001.06 chromosome A08, Gossypium_hirsutum_v2.1, whole genome shotgun sequence genome encodes:
- the LOC107936477 gene encoding probable galacturonosyltransferase 6: MKKYRRWLRIVILSLLSLSVLAPIVVVSFRLKTLTSIGKKDFIEDLASIKHRADNFRFNAIEQEGAEELKGPELIVFKAKNFSSVVSHISDKNHDLLETNGKEKHQIQQSTEGVNSTEKEQPNQDTGGSDQHLPSPPRGADEKVRKMRDQLVRAKAYLSFHPPNTNSHLMKELRNRIKEIEQVIGEASKDSELPRSANQKMRLMESALGKANRAYPSCSQMANKLRAMANNAQQQIRSQRNQESYLVQLAGRTTPKGLHCLSMQLTAEYFFLQPEDRQFPNQEKLIDPDLYHYSVFSDNILACAVVVNSTISSAKEPEKIVFHVVTDFLNLPSISMWFLLNPPGKATIHVQCIDDFDWLSTKYISTLAEQKSSVPRYTSVLNQLRFYLPDIFPALNKIVHLDHDIIVKKDLTEIWSVDMKGKVNAAVETCTESEPSYRAMHMFVNFSDPFLEQRFNASVCTWAFGMNLFDLQEWRRRNLTGLYRDYLQLGLERPLWKAGSLPIGWITFYNQTVPLEKRWHMLGLGSNTDLSSDDIENATVLHYDGVMKPWLEIGITKYKGYWTQHLQYDNPYFQQCNINN; this comes from the exons ATGAAGAAGTATCGCCGATGGCTGAGGATTGTGATCCTCTCTTTGCTTTCTTTATCTGTACTGGCTCCAATCGTGGTGGTTTCTTTCAGACTCAAAACCCTCACTTCCATCG GCAAGAAGGATTTCATTGAGGATTTGGCTAGTATT AAGCATAGGGCAGATAATTTTAGATTCAATGCAATTGAACAG GAAGGTGCTGAAGAATTAAAAGGTCCAGAACTTATTGTTTTCAAAGCGAAGAATTTTAGTTCAGTAGTTAGTCACATTTCTGATAAGAATCATGATCTGTTAGAAACAAATG GAAAAGAGAAGCATCAAATTCAACAGAGTACGGAAGGGGTGAACTCCACGGAAAAG GAGCAACCTAATCAAGACACAGGCGGATCTGATCAGCATTTGCCGTCTCCACCTCGCGGGGCGGATgagaaggtaaggaagatgagAGATCAGCTCGTTAGAGCAAAAGCATATTTAAGTTTTCACCCACCAAATACCAACTCTCACTTGATGAAAGAGTTGAGAAATCGAATCAAAGAGATCGAACAAGTAATTGGTGAAGCCAGCAAGGATTCTGAATTACCACGGag TGCTAATCAGAAAATGAGATTAATGGAGTCTGCATTGGGCAAAGCGAATCGTGCATACCCTAGCTGCTCTCAGATGGCTAACAAACTTCGTGCCATGGCTAATAATGCGCAACAACAGATTCGGTCACAGAGAAATCAAGAGTCATATCTTGTTCAACTTGCTGGAAGGACTACCCCTAAAGGCCTTCACTGCCTCTCCATGCAGCTGACGGCTGAATATTTTTTCCTTCAACCAGAGGACAGGCAGTTTCCTAACCAAGAAAAGTTGATTGATCCAGACCTTTATCACTATTCAGTATTCTCTGACAATATTCTGGCTTGTGCTGTTGTTGTTAACTCCACAATTTCCTCTGCAAAG GAACCAGAGAAAATTGTTTTTCATGTGGTGACTGATTTTCTCAACCTCCCTTCAATTTCAATGTGGTTTTTATTAAACCCTCCAGGCAAAGCTACGATCCATGTTCAGTGCATAGACGATTTTGATTGGTTATCTACCAAGTACATTTCAACATTGGCAGAACAGAAGTCCAGTGTTCCTAGATATACTTCCGTCCTCAACCAGCTTCGGTTTTATCTGCCAGACATCTTTCCAGCACTGAATAAGATCGTGCACCTTGATCATGATATCATAGTGAAAAAAGATTTAACTGAAATTTGGAGTGTTGACATGAAGGGAAAAGTAAATGCAGCAGTGGAGACTTGTACAGAAAGCGAACCTTCTTATCGTGCGATGCATATGTTTGTGAACTTTTCAGACCCGTTTTTGGAACAGAGGTTTAATGCCAGTGTTTGCACATGGGCATTCGGCATGAATTTGTTTGATCTCCAAGAATGGAGAAGAAGAAATTTAACCGGGTTATACCGTGATTACTTGCAACTG GGACTTGAAAGGCCATTATGGAAGGCAGGAAGTTTGCCCATAGGTTGGATTACCTTCTACAACCAGACTGTACCTTTAGAAAAGAGATGGCACATGCTCGGTCTAGGTTCCAACACTGATCTCAGTTCAGATGATATTGAGAACGCCACAGTCTTACACTACGATGGGGTCATGAAACCCTGGTTGGAAATCGGAATCACTAAATACAAAGGCTATTGGACCCAACATTTGCAGTACGACAATCCTTACTTTCAACAGTGCAATATCAATAACTAA
- the LOC107936506 gene encoding transcription factor UNE12, with the protein MASNPNEASADDFLEQILGFPNFAPSETGLAGPDGGLAGTTAGAGTPMFLQLSSGDRASHLGGIGGGGGGAFPGQVFPLGLSLDQGKSGGFLKPEEGSGGSSRRFRDEVVDGRASSVKNVFHGSPMPATVAPSPHPPTMRPRVRARRGQATDPHSIAERLRRERIAERIRALQELVPSVNKTDRAVMLDEIVDYVKFLRLQVKVLSMSRLGGAGAVAPLVTDIPLSSVEDESGDSGRNQPAWEKWSNDGTERQVAKLMEENVGAAMQFLQSKALCIMPISLATAIYHSQPPDTSSIIKPETDPPP; encoded by the exons ATGGCTAGTAACCCCAACGAGGCTTCCGCTGATGATTTCCTCGAGCAAATCCTCGGATTCCCTAACTTCGCGCCTTCTGAGACGGGATTGGCGGGACCCGACGGTGGACTGGCAGGAACAACTGCTGGTGCCGGAACGCCAATGTTTCTACAACTCAGCTCTGGCGATCGAGCCAGTCATCTCGGCGGAATCGGCGGCGGTGGAGGCGGCGCGTTTCCCGGTCAGGTTTTTCCGTTGGGGTTGAGCTTAGACCAAGGGAAAAGCGGCGGGTTCTTGAAGCCGGAGGAAGGTTCTGGTGGTAGCAGCAGGCGGTTTCGCGATGAAGTCGTTGATGGCAGGGCTTCCTCAGTTAAAAac GTTTTCCATGGTTCACCAATGCCGGCTACCGTTGCTCCATCACCGCATCCACCAACAATGCGTCCAAGGGTGCGGGCTAGACGAGGACAGGCCACGGATCCGCATAGCATTGCTGAACGG TTGCGGAGGGAAAGAATTGCTGAAAGAATCCGAGCATTACAGGAACTTGTTCCTAGTGTTAACAAG ACTGATAGAGCGGTCATGCTCGATGAAATTGTAGATTATGTCAAGTTCCTGAGGCTCCAAGTTAAG GTTTTGAGTATGAGTAGGTTAGGCGGGGCGGGGGCAGTGGCACCGCTCGTTACAGACATCCCACTATCATCAGTTGAG GACGAAAGCGGTGACAGTGGAAGGAACCAACCGGCATGGGAGAAATGGTCAAACGACGGCACCGAGCGACAAGTAGCCAAGCTCATGGAAGAAAACGTAGGAGCTGCCATGCAATTCCTTCAATCAAAAGCTCTTTGCATTATGCCAATCTCACTAGCCACTGCCATCTACCACTCGCAACCACCGGATACCTCTTCTATCATCAAGCCCGAAACAGATCCCCCTCCATAA
- the LOC107936480 gene encoding photosystem II reaction center W protein, chloroplastic has protein sequence MATISATSSITIAASLSYKPSSLKLTTPIAIGLPTMAKKVKVMCSMKEEEEKNSSSVGMSAASLLAAAVMSSSPAMALVDERMSTEGTGLPFGLSNNLLGWILFGLFGVIWALYFVYTSSLEEDEESGLSL, from the exons ATGGCAACCATTTCAGCTACCTCATCAATCACCATTGCAGCTTCTCTTTCATACAAGCCATCATCACTCAAGCTCACCACCCCAATTGCCATTG GGTTGCCAACAATGGCgaagaaagtgaaagtgatgtgTTCTatgaaggaggaggaggaaaagaatAGCTCTAGCGTTGGCATGAGTGCTGCATCGCTGTTAGCTGCAGCAGTCATGTCAAGCTCACCGGCTATGGCTCTGGTGGATGAGAGAATGTCCACCGAAGGAACTGGACTTCCCTTTGGGTTGAGCAACAACCTTCTTGGGTGGATCTTGTTTGGTTTATTCGGCGTGATATGGGCTCTTTACTTTGTTTACACTTCATCCCTCGAAGAAGATGAGGAGTCTGGATTGTCCCTCTAA